A genomic region of Coriobacteriaceae bacterium contains the following coding sequences:
- the guaA gene encoding glutamine-hydrolyzing GMP synthase — protein MDPNKRPDDMERITTPELAQAFIDEQVQAIREQVGDRKVLLALSGGVDSSVVAALLIKAIGKNLICVHVNHGLMRKGESEQVVDVFQNQMDANLVYVDATDRFLDLLAGVDEPETKRKIIGAEFIRVFEEEARKVGDEVDFLAQGTIYPDILESKDGVKAHHNVGGLPEDLQFDLVEPVKLLYKDEVRVVGRELGLPESMVERQPFPGPGLGVRCLGAITRDRLEALREADAIVREEMEAAGVGAWQYFAVVPDMRATGVRDGVRAYEWPAIIRAINTVDVMTATVPELDWELLKRMTDRITHEVPGICRVCYDLTPKPVGTVEWE, from the coding sequence ATGGACCCCAACAAGCGACCCGACGACATGGAACGTATCACGACCCCCGAGCTCGCCCAGGCATTCATCGACGAGCAGGTGCAGGCCATACGCGAGCAGGTCGGCGACCGCAAGGTGCTGCTGGCTCTTTCCGGTGGCGTTGACAGCTCGGTCGTGGCTGCGCTACTCATCAAGGCAATCGGCAAGAACCTCATCTGCGTGCACGTGAACCACGGCCTCATGCGCAAGGGCGAGTCCGAGCAGGTAGTGGACGTCTTCCAGAACCAGATGGACGCCAATCTCGTCTACGTGGACGCCACGGACCGCTTCCTGGACCTGCTGGCCGGCGTCGACGAGCCCGAGACCAAGCGCAAGATCATCGGCGCGGAGTTCATCCGCGTATTCGAGGAGGAAGCGCGCAAGGTCGGCGACGAGGTTGACTTCCTCGCCCAGGGCACCATCTATCCCGACATCCTCGAATCCAAGGACGGCGTAAAGGCGCACCACAACGTCGGTGGCCTGCCCGAGGACCTGCAGTTCGACCTGGTCGAGCCCGTCAAGCTGCTCTACAAGGACGAGGTGCGTGTGGTCGGCCGCGAGCTCGGCCTGCCCGAGTCCATGGTGGAACGTCAGCCCTTCCCGGGTCCGGGCCTGGGCGTGCGCTGCCTCGGCGCCATCACGCGCGACCGCCTGGAGGCGCTGCGCGAAGCCGACGCCATCGTGCGCGAGGAAATGGAAGCGGCCGGCGTGGGCGCCTGGCAGTACTTCGCCGTGGTGCCCGACATGCGCGCCACCGGCGTGCGTGACGGCGTGCGCGCCTACGAGTGGCCGGCGATCATCCGCGCCATCAACACCGTGGACGTCATGACCGCGACGGTGCCCGAGCTGGACTGGGAGCTGCTCAAGCGCATGACCGACCGCATCACCCACGAGGTTCCCGGCATCTGCCGCGTGTGCTACGACCTCACGCCCAAGCCCGTCGGCACCGTGGAGTGGGAATAG
- a CDS encoding putative DNA binding domain-containing protein, with translation MLGDSRRISRARLIGSLLSRIQEEAPKLIALKREGAYWDFKKEWHKDNSELIHDILCLANNLESDVSYLFIGIDEEEGYSVCDVENNDHAERKANQMIVDMLSKTKWDNGQPPFAVVEPMELDGGTIDILCVVSRREDMPYSLSKGSGKVRAHMVHTRRVDSNTPIDEGASWNEVEDIWRHHFSLDESPLARVKVMLEDKEHWRFLSEVVGTEDKYYLYAPEFTVCHYSDDERDGYEYYMLNQTDPSPSWYMIEIRYFQTRIFDTLGIALDGGRYFAPAPSRSFVRWNRRSLDFNLMYCYYTRDSLDWNLNEFFFDENYGDARIARRRFLETVVIFQDEEERKGFEILLRERHSEFEEEMSEAPDPYGAERLPEDYPQEAKDQATRELKAIPILKRMLEEFRDDLEGLRLPTSRDW, from the coding sequence ATGCTAGGCGATTCGAGGAGGATTTCGAGGGCGCGCCTTATCGGCAGCCTTCTATCAAGAATCCAAGAAGAGGCTCCGAAGCTCATCGCATTGAAGCGCGAAGGCGCCTACTGGGACTTCAAGAAGGAGTGGCACAAAGACAATTCCGAGCTGATCCACGACATACTATGCCTTGCCAACAATCTCGAGAGCGACGTGTCGTACCTCTTCATCGGCATAGACGAGGAAGAGGGCTATTCGGTGTGCGATGTCGAGAACAATGATCATGCCGAACGGAAGGCGAACCAGATGATCGTCGATATGCTCTCGAAGACAAAATGGGACAACGGTCAGCCTCCCTTCGCGGTCGTGGAGCCAATGGAGCTTGACGGGGGAACAATAGACATCCTATGCGTCGTGAGCAGGCGGGAGGATATGCCTTATTCCCTCTCGAAAGGGTCGGGGAAAGTGCGCGCGCATATGGTCCACACGCGACGCGTCGACTCGAACACGCCCATAGACGAAGGAGCGTCGTGGAACGAAGTGGAGGACATCTGGCGCCATCACTTCTCGCTCGACGAATCTCCTCTTGCGAGGGTGAAGGTGATGCTCGAAGACAAGGAGCATTGGAGGTTTCTCTCCGAGGTGGTCGGCACGGAGGACAAGTATTATCTGTACGCTCCGGAGTTTACCGTCTGCCATTATTCGGACGACGAGCGGGACGGCTACGAGTACTACATGCTGAACCAGACAGACCCTAGTCCGAGCTGGTATATGATCGAGATCCGCTATTTCCAGACTCGCATATTCGACACTCTCGGCATCGCCCTCGACGGCGGCAGGTATTTCGCGCCCGCCCCGTCGCGTTCCTTCGTGCGCTGGAATCGGCGCAGCCTGGATTTCAATCTCATGTATTGCTACTACACAAGGGATTCTTTGGATTGGAACCTGAACGAGTTCTTCTTCGACGAGAACTACGGCGATGCCAGGATAGCGCGCAGGCGGTTCCTCGAAACCGTCGTCATCTTCCAAGACGAGGAAGAACGTAAAGGCTTCGAGATCCTTCTTCGCGAACGTCATTCCGAATTCGAGGAGGAGATGTCAGAGGCCCCCGACCCGTACGGCGCAGAGCGACTTCCCGAGGACTATCCCCAGGAGGCGAAGGACCAAGCCACCCGCGAGCTGAAAGCGATTCCCATCCTCAAGCGCATGCTCGAAGAATTCAGGGACGATCTCGAAGGGTTGCGCTTGCCCACTTCCAGGGATTGGTAG
- a CDS encoding helix-turn-helix domain-containing protein, producing MTTGSRIRALRESRGMTQRQLAERAGCTDAAIRNYEAGRRALKGSALDAIAGALGVAPEALMPVQAESVRDALELLFRIEEEFGLRPVGGGRLAVAPGAEKAPKLAAAIKAWESQVDALDRGEITPEEYESWKMGIGGC from the coding sequence ATGACGACGGGAAGCCGCATACGGGCATTGCGCGAGTCGCGGGGGATGACGCAACGGCAGCTCGCTGAGAGGGCCGGCTGCACCGACGCGGCCATCAGAAACTACGAGGCGGGCAGGAGGGCGCTGAAGGGCTCCGCCTTGGATGCGATTGCAGGCGCCCTCGGGGTCGCCCCCGAGGCCCTCATGCCCGTCCAGGCTGAATCCGTCAGGGACGCCCTCGAGCTCCTCTTCAGGATCGAGGAGGAGTTCGGGCTCAGGCCCGTCGGCGGAGGCAGGCTCGCCGTCGCGCCCGGCGCGGAGAAGGCGCCTAAGCTCGCCGCCGCCATCAAGGCCTGGGAATCCCAGGTGGATGCGCTCGACCGCGGAGAGATAACCCCCGAGGAATACGAGTCCTGGAAGATGGGGATTGGCGGATGCTAG
- a CDS encoding DNA-binding protein, with translation MEQNSKPVIMGVEEVMHALGISRPYAYRIIRMLNSEMEQRGYTTIKGKVSRKYFYERFHCGDAAPRQEAR, from the coding sequence ATGGAGCAGAATTCTAAGCCGGTGATCATGGGCGTCGAGGAGGTCATGCACGCCCTCGGCATCAGCAGGCCCTACGCCTACCGCATCATCAGGATGCTGAACTCCGAGATGGAGCAGAGAGGCTACACCACCATCAAAGGGAAGGTGAGCCGAAAGTATTTCTACGAGCGCTTCCACTGCGGAGACGCCGCCCCCAGACAAGAGGCCCGCTGA